In Nymphaea colorata isolate Beijing-Zhang1983 chromosome 3, ASM883128v2, whole genome shotgun sequence, a genomic segment contains:
- the LOC116251038 gene encoding probable protein phosphatase 2C 59 codes for MGYLNSVFSTSGTQIDDGPVSGGGLSQDRKFSYGFASSPGKRSTMEDFYETSIAGVDGEIVGLFGVFDGHGGARAAEYVKQNLFSNLIRHPEFISNTRSAIAHAYNQTDSDFLKSENSQNRDAGSTASTAVLVGDRLLVANVGDSRAVICRDGNAIAVSRDHKPDQTDERQRIEDAGGFVMWAGTWRVGGVLAVSRAFGDRQLKQYVVADPEIKEEVIDGSLEFLILASDGLWDVVTNEDAVSMVKSIEDPEEAAKRLMQEAYQRGSADNITCVVVRFLVGQTSSQQ; via the exons ATGGGTTATCTTAATTCAGTTTTCTCTACAAGTGGCACACAGATTGATGATGGCCCCGTTTCTGGTGGAGGTCTCAG TCAAGATCGCAAGTTTAGCTATGGATTTGCAAGTTCCCCAGGGAAGAGGTCCACAATGGAGGACTTCTACGAGACCAGTATTGCTGGAGTTGATGGAGAGATAGTTGGTTTGTTTGGAGTGTTTGATG GGCATGGTGGTGCTCGAGCAGCTGAGTATGTAAAACAGAATCTCTTTAGTAACTTGATTAGGCATCCGGAGTTCATCAGCAATACTAGATCAGCCATAG CCCATGCATACAACCAGACAGATTCTGATTTTCTCAAGTCAGAGAATAGTCAGAACAGAGATGCGGGCTCAACAGCATCAACTGCTGTTCTTGTTGGAGATCGTTTGCTTGTTGCAAATGTTGGTGACTCTCGTGCTGTTATCTGCCGTGATGGAAATG CAATAGCTGTTTCACGAGATCACAAGCCAGATCAAACTGATGAGCGGCAAAGGATTGAGGATGCTGGAGGTTTCGTAATGTGGGCAG GTACTTGGAGGGTTGGTGGTGTTCTTGCTGTTTCCCGGGCTTTTGGTGATAGGCAATTGAAGCAATATGTTGTTGCAGACCCGGAAATTAAG GAAGAGGTGATTGATGGTTCTCTTGAATTTCTTATACTTGCAAGTGATGGCCTTTGGGATGTGGTGACAAATGAG GACGCTGTTTCAATGGTCAAGTCTATCGAAGATCCAGAAGAGGCAGCAAAGAGATTGATGCAGGAAGCTTATCAAAGGGGCAGTGCAGATAACATTACTTGTGTCGTCGTCCGTTTCTTGGTTGGCCAGACAAGTTCTCAACAGTAA
- the LOC116251147 gene encoding 60S ribosomal protein L7-2-like, with protein MGEDEKGAAIIPESVLKKRKRLEEWSLAKKQAIDAKKKKHAENRKLIFKRAQAYAKEYEENDKELIRLKREAKLKGGFYVNPEAKLLFIIRIRGINAMHPKTRKILQLLRLRQIFNGVFLKVNKATMNMLHKVEPYVTYGYPNLKSVKELVYKRGFGKLNNQRIPLTDNSIVEEALGKYGIICVEDLIHEIMTVGPHFKEANNFLWPFKLSAPSGGLKKKRNHYVEGGDAGNREDKINELIRRMN; from the exons ATGGGTGAAGACGAGAAAGGTGCTGCAATCATTCCAGAATCAGtgttaaagaaaagaaagagacttgAAGAATGGAGCTTGGCAAAGAAGCAAGCGATTGacgcaaagaagaaaaagcatgcCGAAAACCGGAAGTTGATTTTTAAAAGGGCTCAAGCATATGCAAAAGAGTACGAGGAGAAT GATAAGGAACTCATTAGGCTGAAGAGAGAGGCAAAACTGAAAGGCGGATTTTATGTCAATCCAGAAGCAAAGCTGCTGTTCATCATCCGTATTCGAGG TATCAATGCAATGCATCCCAAGACACGAAAGATCTTGCAGTTATTGCGCTTGAGACAG ATATTCAATGGTGTTTTCCTGAAGGTAAACAAAGCCACGATGAATATGTTGCACAAAGTTGAGCCTTACGTTACATATGG CTATCCTAATTTGAAGAGCGTAAAAGAGCTTGTATACAAGAGAGGTTTTGGAAAATTGAATAATCAGCGGATCCCGTTGACAGACAATTCCATTGTGGAAGAG GCTCTAGGCAAGTATGGCATTATCTGTGTCGAAGATCTGATTCACGAGATAATGACCGTGGGACCTCATTTCAAGGAAGCAAACAACTTTTTGTGGCCATTCAAGCTTTCTGCCCCATCTGGTGGCctcaaaaagaagagaaaccaCTATGTTGAGGGAGGTGATGCTGGAAACCGTGAAGACAAGATCAATGAGCTGATTAGGAGAATGAACTAG
- the LOC116251577 gene encoding uncharacterized protein LOC116251577 isoform X1 produces the protein MGIKRKREYWLKIRHRHIFPLLLAASTRIDSLTPRRLIIECLNMHLNYVQACHRNLGSSSTGQILPTSLLALLPLLLHTRYTRVASLSCEMVGAISLCSYEANVKLASDIQLLNGLSFMFSRKHYAVVAACNAIMDLATTSVGLAKLEESCALEKLLSVLCDNGTPLGKSYPSSNRSMTYSSSMEGKCLGDGILVLLDVLAILVNASSIERLMRIPTYLSTSCLCILRELWCSLVSRVVSEKVKISNEEGCACDQGAKLAEVIFRLSMIQNQRITYGTHVLKKSLFGNDASHFELFMLNNWENSAALVKKSSKAYMDSDDVFCSLADSLKSRNIDDLFNFILNGLVSCPPVMSDELNILQFLEDVKGELGHPIRYSQDIRLVRTVEELSRVSQGHLQKEIHFFSNCTSAGNEGGPDRFNSVTIEDCKNAYSKGYTISLRGMEFRWKRIAAITHTLAMLFGQPSSGANLYLTPPQAQGLARHCDDHCVFVCQLVGQKKWTVFPRQAAALPRLYEQSSCLHHLDCENGACEGEEFLLFEGDILYVPRGCAHEAHTVIKDDVAGADKVNEFSLHLTLSIEVEPPFEWEGFAHVALYSWSRARTRAASDQFRCNKGKVHLMVLNFLHVSIRLVAHSNHSFRKACLVGAFSKPLELKYGDVAGNESVPMVLDQKAFFLQLIDTINDMCNFYDAFATVQSAVKENDSQSLEWMMWLQNLQAVDDMKGEKDWSNPLDIFKELVEVDKTPIAEIECEFLKVKSAFCKEVVFEDVTGKYKLLLGRYMTVRNYYTNGMLSLHHLA, from the exons ATGGGTATCAAGAGAAAACGAGAATATTGGCTGAAAATTCGGCACCGTCATATCTTCCCCTTGCTGCTAGCAGCCTCCACCCGAATCGATTCGCTGACCCCTCGTCGATTGATAATAGAATGCCTCAACATGCATCTCAATTATGTTCAAGCTTGCCACAGAAACCTAGGCTCCAGCAGCACTGGCCAAATTTTGCCCACCTCCTTGCTTGCTTTGCTTCCCCTCCTTCTCCACACCAG GTATACGAGAGTAGCTTCACTTAGTTGCGAGATGGTGGGCGCTATTTCCCTTTGTTCATATGAGGCAAACGTGAAGTTGGCTTCTGATATACAGCTCTTGAATGGTTTAAGTTTCATGTTCTCGAGGAAGCACTATGCGGTTGTTGCCGCATGTAATGCGATTATGGATTTGGCGACAACCTCTGTTGGACTGGCAAAGCTCGAGGAATCGTGTGCATTAGAGAAGCTGCT ATCCGTGCTTTGTGACAATGGAACTCCACTTGGAAAATCTTATCCATCTTCAAATCGGAGTATGACCTATAGCAGCAGTATGGAGGGAAAATGCCTAGGAGATGGAATTTTAGTACTACTTGATGTACTAGCTATCTTAGTTAATGCCAGCAGTATTGAGCGGCTAATGAGGATCCCCACTTACTTGTCTACTTCCTGTTTGTGTATTCTAAGGGAATTATGGTGCTCCTTGGTTAGTCGGGTGGTATCAGAAAAGGTAAAGATATCCAATGAGGAAGGCTGTGCATGTGATCAAGGAGCAAAACTTGCTGAAGTGATCTTTAGGCTTTCAATGATTCAAAACCAGCGTATAACTTATGGTACTCATGTACTGAAAAAAAGTCTATTTGGAAATGATGCTTCTCATTTTGAGCTTTTTATGCTAAATAATTGGGAAAATTCAGCAGCTCTTGTGAAAAAGTCATCAAAAGCTTACATGGACAGTGACGATGTTTTCTGTTCATTAGCTGATAGTTTGAAGTCCAGAAATATTGATGATCTCTTCAATTTTATATTGAATGGATTAGTTTCTTGTCCCCCAGTTATGTCAGATGAACTGAATATCCTTCAGTTTCTGGAAGACGTCAAAGGGGAGTTGGGTCATCCAATAAGGTACAGCCAAGATATCCGCCTTGTAAGGACTGTTGAGGAATTAAGCAGAGTTAGTCAAGGCCATCTGCAAAAGGAGATCCATTTTTTTAGCAATTGTACAAGCGCTGGGAATGAAGGTGGTCCTGATCGTTTCAATTCTGTTACCATTGAGGACTGTAAGAATGCGTATTCTAAAGGATATACAATCAGCCTACGAGGAATGGAATTCAGGTGGAAGAGAATTGCAGCCATTACTCATACTTTAGCTATGCTTTTTGGGCAGCCTTCTTCTGGAGCTAATCTGTATCTGACACCTCCTCAAGCTCAGGGGCTGGCTCGCCATTGTGATGATCACTGCGTGTTTGTCTGTCAGCTTGTGGGACAGAAGAAATGGACTGTTTTTCCAAGGCAGGCAGCTGCTTTACCCCGTCTCTATGAACAGTCAAGTTGTCTTCATCATTTGGACTGTGAAAATGGTGCATGTGAGGGTGAAGAGTTCTTGCTTTTTGAAGGAGATATTCTATATGTTCCAAGAGGTTGTGCTCATGAGGCACATACAGTGATCAAAGACGATGTTGCTGGTGCAGATAAAGTTAATGAGTTCTCCTTACACTTGACACTTAGCATTGAAGTTGAGCCACCATTTGA GTGGGAGGGATTTGCTCATGTTGCTCTCTATTCTTGGAGTCGAGCCCGTACAAGGGCGGCAAGCGATCAATTTAGGTGCAATAAGGGAAAGGTGCATCTCATGGTTCTGAATTTTCTGCATGTTTCTATAAGACTAGTTGCACATTCAAATCATTCTTTTCGAAAAGCATGCTTGGTTGGTGCCTTTTCCAAGCCACTGGAATTAAAGTATGGTGATGTTGCCGGCAACGAGAGCGTTCCGATGGTTCTCGACCAGAAGGCATTTTTCTTGCAACTAATTGATACAATTAATGATATGTGCAATTTCTACGATGCATTTGCAACAGTACAATCTGCTGTTAAAGAGAATGACAGCCAGTCCTTAGAGTGGATGATGTGGCTTCAAAACCTTCAAGCAGTCGATGACATGAAGGGCGAAAAGGATTGGAGCAACCCATTGGACATTTTCAAGGAATTAGTTGAGGTGGATAAAACACCGATTGCAGAGATTGAATGTGAATTTTTAAAGGTGAAGTCTGCTTTCTGCAAAGAGGTAGTGTTTGAAGATGTAACAGGAAAGTATAAACTTCTGCTTGGTAGGTACATGACTGTGAGAAACTACTACACCAATGGCATGCTTTCACTTCACCATTTGGCATAA
- the LOC116251577 gene encoding uncharacterized protein LOC116251577 isoform X2, whose translation MVGAISLCSYEANVKLASDIQLLNGLSFMFSRKHYAVVAACNAIMDLATTSVGLAKLEESCALEKLLSVLCDNGTPLGKSYPSSNRSMTYSSSMEGKCLGDGILVLLDVLAILVNASSIERLMRIPTYLSTSCLCILRELWCSLVSRVVSEKVKISNEEGCACDQGAKLAEVIFRLSMIQNQRITYGTHVLKKSLFGNDASHFELFMLNNWENSAALVKKSSKAYMDSDDVFCSLADSLKSRNIDDLFNFILNGLVSCPPVMSDELNILQFLEDVKGELGHPIRYSQDIRLVRTVEELSRVSQGHLQKEIHFFSNCTSAGNEGGPDRFNSVTIEDCKNAYSKGYTISLRGMEFRWKRIAAITHTLAMLFGQPSSGANLYLTPPQAQGLARHCDDHCVFVCQLVGQKKWTVFPRQAAALPRLYEQSSCLHHLDCENGACEGEEFLLFEGDILYVPRGCAHEAHTVIKDDVAGADKVNEFSLHLTLSIEVEPPFEWEGFAHVALYSWSRARTRAASDQFRCNKGKVHLMVLNFLHVSIRLVAHSNHSFRKACLVGAFSKPLELKYGDVAGNESVPMVLDQKAFFLQLIDTINDMCNFYDAFATVQSAVKENDSQSLEWMMWLQNLQAVDDMKGEKDWSNPLDIFKELVEVDKTPIAEIECEFLKVKSAFCKEVVFEDVTGKYKLLLGRYMTVRNYYTNGMLSLHHLA comes from the exons ATGGTGGGCGCTATTTCCCTTTGTTCATATGAGGCAAACGTGAAGTTGGCTTCTGATATACAGCTCTTGAATGGTTTAAGTTTCATGTTCTCGAGGAAGCACTATGCGGTTGTTGCCGCATGTAATGCGATTATGGATTTGGCGACAACCTCTGTTGGACTGGCAAAGCTCGAGGAATCGTGTGCATTAGAGAAGCTGCT ATCCGTGCTTTGTGACAATGGAACTCCACTTGGAAAATCTTATCCATCTTCAAATCGGAGTATGACCTATAGCAGCAGTATGGAGGGAAAATGCCTAGGAGATGGAATTTTAGTACTACTTGATGTACTAGCTATCTTAGTTAATGCCAGCAGTATTGAGCGGCTAATGAGGATCCCCACTTACTTGTCTACTTCCTGTTTGTGTATTCTAAGGGAATTATGGTGCTCCTTGGTTAGTCGGGTGGTATCAGAAAAGGTAAAGATATCCAATGAGGAAGGCTGTGCATGTGATCAAGGAGCAAAACTTGCTGAAGTGATCTTTAGGCTTTCAATGATTCAAAACCAGCGTATAACTTATGGTACTCATGTACTGAAAAAAAGTCTATTTGGAAATGATGCTTCTCATTTTGAGCTTTTTATGCTAAATAATTGGGAAAATTCAGCAGCTCTTGTGAAAAAGTCATCAAAAGCTTACATGGACAGTGACGATGTTTTCTGTTCATTAGCTGATAGTTTGAAGTCCAGAAATATTGATGATCTCTTCAATTTTATATTGAATGGATTAGTTTCTTGTCCCCCAGTTATGTCAGATGAACTGAATATCCTTCAGTTTCTGGAAGACGTCAAAGGGGAGTTGGGTCATCCAATAAGGTACAGCCAAGATATCCGCCTTGTAAGGACTGTTGAGGAATTAAGCAGAGTTAGTCAAGGCCATCTGCAAAAGGAGATCCATTTTTTTAGCAATTGTACAAGCGCTGGGAATGAAGGTGGTCCTGATCGTTTCAATTCTGTTACCATTGAGGACTGTAAGAATGCGTATTCTAAAGGATATACAATCAGCCTACGAGGAATGGAATTCAGGTGGAAGAGAATTGCAGCCATTACTCATACTTTAGCTATGCTTTTTGGGCAGCCTTCTTCTGGAGCTAATCTGTATCTGACACCTCCTCAAGCTCAGGGGCTGGCTCGCCATTGTGATGATCACTGCGTGTTTGTCTGTCAGCTTGTGGGACAGAAGAAATGGACTGTTTTTCCAAGGCAGGCAGCTGCTTTACCCCGTCTCTATGAACAGTCAAGTTGTCTTCATCATTTGGACTGTGAAAATGGTGCATGTGAGGGTGAAGAGTTCTTGCTTTTTGAAGGAGATATTCTATATGTTCCAAGAGGTTGTGCTCATGAGGCACATACAGTGATCAAAGACGATGTTGCTGGTGCAGATAAAGTTAATGAGTTCTCCTTACACTTGACACTTAGCATTGAAGTTGAGCCACCATTTGA GTGGGAGGGATTTGCTCATGTTGCTCTCTATTCTTGGAGTCGAGCCCGTACAAGGGCGGCAAGCGATCAATTTAGGTGCAATAAGGGAAAGGTGCATCTCATGGTTCTGAATTTTCTGCATGTTTCTATAAGACTAGTTGCACATTCAAATCATTCTTTTCGAAAAGCATGCTTGGTTGGTGCCTTTTCCAAGCCACTGGAATTAAAGTATGGTGATGTTGCCGGCAACGAGAGCGTTCCGATGGTTCTCGACCAGAAGGCATTTTTCTTGCAACTAATTGATACAATTAATGATATGTGCAATTTCTACGATGCATTTGCAACAGTACAATCTGCTGTTAAAGAGAATGACAGCCAGTCCTTAGAGTGGATGATGTGGCTTCAAAACCTTCAAGCAGTCGATGACATGAAGGGCGAAAAGGATTGGAGCAACCCATTGGACATTTTCAAGGAATTAGTTGAGGTGGATAAAACACCGATTGCAGAGATTGAATGTGAATTTTTAAAGGTGAAGTCTGCTTTCTGCAAAGAGGTAGTGTTTGAAGATGTAACAGGAAAGTATAAACTTCTGCTTGGTAGGTACATGACTGTGAGAAACTACTACACCAATGGCATGCTTTCACTTCACCATTTGGCATAA
- the LOC116251065 gene encoding homeobox-leucine zipper protein HOX15-like, producing the protein MDGDSSDTSLALGLGRGNPDVHGREREKVIKFHVLFPPKKSESEKRKSEELSEEEEEEMEDEGDNRNGRKKLKLTLEQSSLLEQSFREQRTLSPNQKQILAKQLNLLPRQVEVWFQNRRARTKLKQIELNCQLLKNCCERLSEENRRLKKELQELKGLRMTTSPTQFYINFPSAAASLTLCPYCQKTGAKEKESPKS; encoded by the exons atggacggCGATTCTAGCGATACAAGTCTGGCTCTTGGACTTGGACGTGGAAATCCTGATGTTCATggtagagagagggagaaagtcATCAAATTTCATGTGCTGTTTCCGCCGAAGAAGAGTGAGAGCGAGAAGCGGAAGAGCGAGGAGCTGAgcgaggaggaagaagaagagatggagGACGAGGGTGATAATCGGAACGGAAGGAAGAAGTTGAAGCTCACGCTGGAGCAATCCAGCCTGCTCGAACAGAGTTTCAGAGAGCAGAGAACCCTTAGTCCT AACCAAAAGCAAATTCTAGCAAAACAACTGAACCTCCTTCCACGGCAAGTTGAAGTCTGGTTCCAAAACAGAAGGGCAAG GACCAAACTGAAGCAGATAGAGCTGAACTGCCAACTCCTGAAGAACTGCTGCGAGAGGCTTTCTGAGGAGAACAGGCGATTGAAGAAAGAGTTGCAGGAACTCAAGGGCTTGAGGATGACGACAAGTCCAACCCAATTCTACATCAATTTCCCTTCTGCAGCAGCCAGTCTTACACTTTGCCCCTATTGCCAGAAAACGGGTGCCAAAGAAAAGGAGTCCCCCAAGTCTTAG
- the LOC116249706 gene encoding glutaredoxin-C8-like, with translation MGTVRSGIGISLSLLIIISSLRISEGEPLSLRNFVRDTISSKPIVIFSKSYCPYSRRAKVVFQEMNRVPYVIELDQRGDGVDIQDALQQMVGRRTVPQVFINGRHIGGSDDTYEAYENGDLAKLLENVPE, from the exons ATGGGGACGGTCAGGAGTGGCATCGGAATCTCATTGTCGCTTCTCATTATCATCTCGTCTCTCCGCATCTCTGAGGGAGAACCGTTGTCGCTGAGGAATTTCGTCCGAGATACGATCTCCTCCAAACCCATTGTTATCTTCTCCAAATCGTACTGCCC GTACTCTAGAAGGGCTAAAGTTGTTTTCCAGGAGATGAACAGAGTACCATATGTCATCGAGCTAGATCAGAGAG GTGATGGGGTTGATATCCAAGATGCACTGCAGCAAATGGTGGGCAGGCGGACAGTGCCTCAGGTGTTCATCAATGGAAGACATATTGGCGGCTCGGATG ATACTTATGAAGCATACGAAAATGGGGACTTGGCGAAGCTTCTAGAGAACGTCCCCGAGTAG
- the LOC116251559 gene encoding probable xyloglucan endotransglucosylase/hydrolase protein 23 → MAGAASFTTTTLLFVLLSQTAFTAAASIGNFLRDFDITWGNNGRAKIMNDGNLLQLSLDQKSGSGFQSKNQYLFGKIDMKMKLVPGNSAGTVTAYYLSSQGPEQDEIDFEFLGNLSGQPYTLHTNVFTRGKGNREQQFHLWFDPAADFHTYSILWNPQQIVWSVDGVPIRVFDNLEKRGVLYPNSRLMRVYSSLWNADEWATRGGLVKTDWSKAPFVASYSGFNADACVWHPAAGSSTCANGRSSNGWFGEEMDATGLQRLKWVRKNYMVYNYCTDPKRFPHGLPPECSTGF, encoded by the exons ATGGCGGGTGCTGCTTCTTTCACTACAACGACGCTTCTATTTGTTCTGCTGTCACAGACGGCTTTCACGGCGGCTGCCTCCATTGGCAATTTCTTGAGGGATTTCGACATCACCTGGGGAAACAATGGCAGAGCCAAGATTATGAACGATGGCAACCTCCTCCAGCTATCTCTCGACCAAAAATCCGGCTCCGGCTTCCAGTCCAAGAACCAGTACCTCTTCGGGAAGATCGACATGAAGATGAAGCTCGTTCCCGGGAACTCGGCCGGCACCGTCACCGCCTACTAT CTATCATCTCAGGGACCGGAGCAGGACGAGATCGACTTCGAGTTCCTCGGCAACCTAAGCGGCCAGCCATACACCCTCCATACCAATGTGTTTACTCGGGGGAAAGGCAACAGGGAGCAGCAGTTCCATCTCTGGTTCGATCCAGCTGCTGATTTCCACACTTACTCCATTCTTTGGAACCCTCAACAGATCGT TTGGTCCGTTGATGGCGTCCCCATTAGAGTGTTCGATAACTTGGAAAAGAGGGGAGTTCTATACCCAAACAGCCGACTCATGAGAGTCTACTCGAGCCTGTGGAACGCCGATGAGTGGGCTACCAGAGGTGGACTAGTGAAAACCGACTGGTCGAAGGCGCCGTTCGTCGCCTCCTACTCCGGCTTCAACGCCGACGCCTGCGTCTGGCACCCCGCCGCCGGCTCATCCACCTGCGCCAATGGTCGCAGTTCCAATGGTTGGTTCGGCGAGGAAATGGATGCCACCGGCCTGCAGAGGCTCAAGTGGGTGCGCAAGAACTATATGGTCTACAACTACTGCACCGACCCCAAGCGCTTCCCTCATGGCCTCCCTCCCGAATGCTCCACGGGCTTTTAG
- the LOC116249876 gene encoding glutaredoxin-C4-like, whose product MGRITRGVGVSFSLLILISSLHISSEASSSPRSFVRKTVSSNRIVIFSKSFCPFCRRAKAVFQQLNRTPYVVELDQRDDGADIQDALQQLFGRRTVPQVFINGKHLGGSDDTVEAYENGELAKLLENIPEEEHEL is encoded by the exons atggggAGGATCACCAGGGGTGTCGGagtctcattttctcttctcattctGATCTCGTCTCTGCACATCTCGTCGGAAGCGTCATCCTCTCCGAGATCGTTCGTCCGGAAGACGGTCTCTTCCAATCGCATCGTCATCTTCTCCAAATCTTTCTGCCC GTTCTGTAGAAGGGCGAAAGCTGTCTTCCAACAGCTGAACAGGACGCCTTACGTGGTTGAGCTAGATCAAAGAG ATGATGGAGCTGACATTCAAGATGCATTGCAACAATTATTTGGCAGGCGGACAGTGCCTCAGGTGTTCATCAATGGAAAACATCTTGGTGGCTCAGATG ATACTGTTGAAGCCTATGAAAATGGGGAATTGGCAAAGCTTCTAGAGAACATCCCTGAGGAGGAACACGAGCTTTGA